Proteins encoded by one window of Salvia splendens isolate huo1 chromosome 5, SspV2, whole genome shotgun sequence:
- the LOC121802362 gene encoding 50S ribosomal protein L1, chloroplastic-like, which translates to MASTMASTALTLTHPPRLQDLHRPFAASPSLSFRKPTKKNHFSSTAAQSSSLSPLLLQRHRLCDNGRLSKSFVVSAVATIDEVAIEAAEEQQEQSGGSVAVATKPKKGKAALPLKRDRTRSKRFLGIQTLREIKQEYDIKTAISLAKQSASTKFVETVEAHFRLNIDPKYNDQQLRATVNLPKGTGQTVKVAVLTQGEKFDEAKNAGADIVGGEDLIAQIKGGFMDFDKLIATPDMMPKVASLGKLLGPRGLMPNPKAGTVTTNIPQAIEEFKKGKVEYRADKTGIVHLPFGKADFSEEDLIANFLAAVKSVESNKPTGAKGVYWKSAHVCSSMGPSIRLNIRDMLEYKLS; encoded by the exons ATGGCTTCAACAATGGCGTCCACCGCTCTCACTCTCACTCATCCGCCGCGTCTCCAAGACCTCCACCGTCCCTTCGCCGCGTCCCCTTCCCTCTCATTCCGAAAACCCACCAAGAAAAACCATTTCTCTTCCACTGCCGCCCAAAGTTCATCCCTCTCTCCGTTACTTCTCCAGCGCCATAGGTTATGTGACAATGGCCGCCTGTCAAAATCATTCGTCGTTTCCGCCGTAGCTACTATAGATGAGGTGGCGATTGAGGCCGCGGAGGAGCAGCAAGAACAAAGCGGTGGTTCTGTTGCGGTTGCTACCAAGCCAAAGAAAGGCAAGGCTGCGCTGCCTTTGAAGAGGGACAGA ACCAGGTCGAAGAGGTTTTTGGGAATTCAAACACTGAGAGAAATCAAACAGGAGTATGACATAAAAACAGCTATATCATTGGCCAAGCAATCAGCAAGCACAAAGTTTGTCGAGACAGTGGAAGCTCATTTCCGCCTCAATATTGATCCCAAGTATAATGATCAACAACTGAGGGCAACT GTCAATCTGCCGAAGGGAACTGGTCAGACTGTTAAAGTTGCTGTTCTTACACAAG GTGAAAAGTTTGATGAGGCGAAAAATGCGGGAGCTGATATTGTTGGTGGAGAAGACTTGATAGCCCAGATTAAAGGTGGATTCATGGATTTCGATAAACTGATTGCAACACCAGATATGATGCCTAAG GTTGCAAGCCTAGGAAAACTTCTAGGTCCACGAGGATTGATGCCAAACCCTAAAGCTGGTACAGTGACTACAAACATACCACAG GCAATAGAGGAATTCAAGAAAGGAAAAGTTGAATATCGAGCAGATAAAACTGGGATCGTCCACTTACCTTTTGGAAAGGCAGATTTTTCAGAGGAAGATCTCATTGCAAACTTTCTTGCAGCTGTG AAATCGGTAGAATCAAACAAGCCGACGGGGGCAAAAGGTGTGTACTGGAAAAGTGCTCATGTATGCTCATCGATGGGGCCGTCGATTCGGTTGAACATTAGAGATATGCTCGAGTACAAGCTCTCATGA
- the LOC121802708 gene encoding RNA polymerase sigma factor sigD, chloroplastic-like has protein sequence MHMAIAIRSNHSPKLPNMLFTSSHLCISSLPQSSSNYTCAALQQHIFLLPAGGFLQLAGTTTPSPLRILERESKCDESIIRRKRRRRRRRKRRNTLDRIYNDDEEEVELEKDDEIALLPAKKAGKSRFMNPKEEARFSRYLKERERIEAVRRGLVAEKGGDEVSSNEWAMAAGISRRKLDEILWNGRESENRITSCYHGLVVSIASSYLGRGLSLQDLAQEGSIGLLRGAIKFNPDKGYKLSTYAYWWIRQSITRAVASKSKMIRLPSSISELIPKICEASNELSRELARVPTYQEIAEAIDVEAGAVRLAVEGKRGPISLDQVMTSYGYMSLQDIIAGPEELGPELMMKKEMVRAEIGKLMEKLCEREAEILRLHYGLSGESLWSFEEIGRLVKLSRERVRQINTAAVAKLREGSQEDDLKYFI, from the exons ATGCATATGGCCATCGCCATACGCTCAAACCATTCACCCAAATTGCCAAATATGCTATTCACTTCATCACATCTCTGCATTTCAAGTCTCCCTCAATCTTCATCCAATTACACCTGCGCCGCGCTTCAACAACATATATTTCTACTGCCCGCTGGCGGTTTTTTGCAGCTCGCCGGAACTACTACGCCGTCGCCCCTTAGgatattggagagagaaagtaaaTGCGACGAATCTATAATCAGAAGgaaaaggaggaggaggaggagaaggaaaaGAAGAAATACATTGGATCGCATATACAATGACGACGAAGAGGAAGTGGAATTGGAAAAGGATGATGAGATCGCGTTGTTGCCGGCCAAAAAGGCGGGAAAATCGAGATTCATGAACCCTAAAGAAGAGGCCAGATTCTCCAGGTATCTCAAG gaaagagagagaattgaagcAGTGAGAAGAGGATTAGTAGCGGAAAAAGGGGGAGATGAAGTTTCCTCAAACGAATGGGCCATGGCCGCAGGAATTAGCCGGCGCAAACTAGACGAGATCTTGTGGAATGGGAGAGAATCAGAGAATAGAATCACTAGCTGCTATCACGGCCTCGTTGTGTCGATTGCTTCTTCCTATCTAGGCAGAGGATTGAGCTTGCAAGATCTAGCTCAG GAAGGAAGCATCGGCCTTCTTCGAGGTGCGATCAAATTCAATCCAGATAAAGGCTACAAGCTATCAACATACGCTTACTGGTGGATCAGGCAATCCATCACCAGAGCAGTAGCAAGCAAGTCGAAGATGATCAGATTACCG AGCAGCATAAGCGAGCTGATCCCCAAAATCTGCGAAGCCAGCAACGAGTTAAGCAGAGAGCTAGCAAGGGTTCCTACGTACCAAGAGATCGCAGAAGCTATCGACGTGGAAGCAGGAGCTGTAAGGCTTGCTGTCGAGGGAAAAAGAGGTCCGATCTCTCTGGATCAAGTAATGACCAGCTATGGCTACATGTCCCTGCAG GATATAATAGCGGGGCCTGAAGAGCTGGGTCCGGAATTGatgatgaagaaggagatggTTAGGGCGGAGATAGGGAAGCTTATGGAGAAGTTGTGTGAGAGAGAGGCAGAGATCTTGAGGCTGCACTACGGGTTGAGCGGGGAGTCGCTGTGGTCGTTCGAGGAGATAGGGAGACTGGTAAAGCTGTCGAGGGAGAGAGTGAGGCAGATTAATACTGCTGCAGTGGCCAAGTTGAGGGAGGGAAGCCAAGAAGATGATCTCAAATATTTCATCTAG